Proteins found in one Serinicoccus marinus DSM 15273 genomic segment:
- a CDS encoding DUF3830 family protein — MLPHPGRQREPDRENTTITPIPGDLCWFTFDGDQLGNAAYGYETQEAHRAAGAGGLVDLALFYGRNNLLINGDQGWVPGNVFGEVVEGLAEMAAACQDLWMGGVRGERLTLRRAED; from the coding sequence CTGCTCCCGCACCCGGGGCGGCAGCGCGAGCCGGACCGGGAGAACACCACGATCACCCCGATCCCGGGCGACCTGTGCTGGTTCACCTTCGACGGCGACCAGCTGGGCAACGCCGCCTACGGCTACGAGACGCAGGAGGCCCACCGGGCCGCGGGTGCAGGTGGCCTGGTGGACCTGGCGCTGTTCTACGGGCGCAACAACCTGCTGATCAACGGGGACCAGGGATGGGTGCCCGGCAACGTCTTCGGTGAGGTCGTCGAGGGTCTGGCCGAGATGGCGGCCGCCTGCCAGGACCTGTGGATGGGCGGTGTCCGCGGCGAGCGGCTCACGCTCCGGCGGGCGGAGGACTGA
- a CDS encoding CDP-alcohol phosphatidyltransferase family protein has protein sequence MTGVQGDRPGPAPEQRVLPVTDRLWTVPNLLSMVRLALVPVFVWSLLRHELGWAALVLVVAGASDFADGKIARHYGLTSRLGQVLDPVADRLYIAATVLGLAAVSVIPWWLVAVLFAREAFIVLMYPVVRRHALPIPEVTFIGKAATFNLLGGFPLLLLGHVEGWWTVLSLACGWALVWWGTVLYWVTGVTYGWQVAHMVRQRRDAGRVVR, from the coding sequence ATGACGGGCGTCCAGGGGGATCGGCCCGGTCCGGCGCCGGAGCAGCGCGTGCTGCCCGTCACGGACCGGCTCTGGACCGTGCCCAACCTGCTGTCAATGGTCCGTCTCGCCCTCGTGCCCGTCTTCGTCTGGAGCCTGCTGCGGCACGAGCTGGGCTGGGCGGCGCTCGTGCTCGTGGTGGCGGGAGCCTCCGACTTCGCCGACGGCAAGATCGCGCGGCACTACGGACTGACCAGCCGGCTGGGGCAGGTCCTGGACCCGGTCGCCGACCGGCTCTACATCGCCGCGACCGTGCTCGGTCTCGCGGCCGTCTCGGTCATCCCGTGGTGGCTCGTGGCCGTGCTCTTCGCCCGGGAGGCCTTCATCGTCCTGATGTACCCCGTCGTGCGGCGCCACGCGCTGCCGATCCCCGAAGTGACCTTCATCGGCAAGGCGGCGACCTTCAACCTGCTCGGCGGTTTCCCCCTGCTGCTGCTGGGGCACGTCGAGGGGTGGTGGACGGTGCTCTCCCTGGCCTGCGGCTGGGCGCTGGTGTGGTGGGGCACGGTGCTCTACTGGGTCACCGGTGTGACCTACGGCTGGCAGGTGGCCCACATGGTGCGCCAGCGTCGCGACGCCGGGAGAGTGGTCCGGTGA
- a CDS encoding FHA domain-containing protein, whose protein sequence is MSGDDRDREHHDLGSDPTTARIPGGTDLPAAEYTFDDEAPRLSADDQRTVDALRPGTALLIVLRGPNTGARFLLDADEVTSGRHPHSDIFLDDVTVSRKHAQFVKEQEGYAVRDVGSLNGTYVNRQRIEEMPLNQGDEVQIGKFRLVYYRGRS, encoded by the coding sequence GTGAGTGGCGACGATCGTGACCGTGAGCACCACGACCTGGGTTCGGACCCGACCACGGCCCGGATCCCGGGCGGTACGGACCTTCCCGCCGCGGAGTACACCTTCGACGACGAGGCGCCCCGGCTCTCGGCCGACGACCAGCGCACCGTGGACGCCCTGCGGCCCGGGACCGCGCTGCTGATCGTGCTGCGCGGGCCCAACACCGGCGCGCGTTTCCTCCTCGACGCCGACGAGGTGACCTCGGGGCGGCACCCGCACAGCGACATCTTCCTCGACGACGTCACCGTCTCCCGCAAGCACGCGCAGTTCGTCAAGGAGCAGGAGGGGTATGCCGTGCGCGACGTCGGGTCCCTCAACGGCACCTACGTCAACCGCCAGCGGATCGAGGAGATGCCGCTCAACCAGGGCGACGAGGTGCAGATCGGCAAGTTCCGGCTGGTGTACTACCGCGGGCGCTCGTGA
- a CDS encoding DUF881 domain-containing protein, with amino-acid sequence MRWRRGQADPDPAASMALLNEVLDPPLGQGYDSAARSRTQQGLPASSGTRTWLMFGTTLVLGVLLTTAAVTLRTPDPAEAAGRAQLVERIEQVERVGDERSVQVDALRAEVGELERAAIVADSGGSGDAIAAAAVRAGGTAVTGPGVQITLHDAKQPADDTPGEDAEPERINSRDLQLVVNGLWRAGAEAVSVDGHRLTSTSAIRFAGQAIIVDFRGLTPPYDIVAIGAPEELTTELTSGATGAYLQEIDRQLGLRSEVTAARELTVGPGVRLSTRLGTIPSGEAPPAPTPGVLPDRHPRGEEPR; translated from the coding sequence GTGAGGTGGCGACGGGGCCAGGCCGACCCCGACCCTGCGGCGTCGATGGCGCTGCTGAACGAGGTGCTCGACCCGCCGCTCGGCCAGGGCTACGACTCGGCGGCCCGGTCGCGCACCCAGCAGGGGCTCCCCGCGTCGTCCGGCACGCGGACCTGGTTGATGTTCGGCACCACGCTCGTCCTGGGGGTCCTGCTGACCACGGCGGCGGTGACGCTGCGCACCCCCGACCCCGCGGAGGCCGCCGGCCGCGCCCAGCTCGTCGAGCGGATCGAGCAGGTGGAGCGGGTCGGCGACGAGCGGAGCGTGCAGGTGGACGCGCTCCGCGCCGAGGTGGGCGAGCTGGAGCGGGCGGCGATCGTGGCCGACAGCGGGGGCTCCGGTGACGCCATCGCGGCGGCCGCCGTGAGGGCCGGGGGCACCGCCGTGACCGGCCCGGGCGTGCAGATCACCCTCCACGACGCCAAGCAGCCCGCCGACGACACCCCGGGCGAGGACGCCGAGCCGGAGCGGATCAACTCCCGGGACCTGCAGCTGGTCGTCAACGGGCTGTGGCGGGCGGGCGCCGAGGCCGTCTCCGTCGACGGGCACCGGCTCACGAGCACCTCGGCCATCCGGTTCGCCGGGCAGGCGATCATCGTGGACTTCCGGGGTCTCACCCCGCCCTACGACATCGTGGCGATCGGCGCGCCGGAAGAGCTCACGACCGAGCTGACCTCGGGAGCGACCGGGGCCTACCTCCAGGAGATCGATCGCCAGCTCGGTCTCCGCTCCGAGGTGACCGCCGCCAGGGAGCTCACCGTCGGTCCCGGGGTGCGGCTCTCGACCCGGCTGGGCACCATCCCCTCCGGCGAGGCGCCCCCCGCACCGACCCCCGGCGTGCTGCCCGACCGTCACCCTCGAGGCGAGGAGCCACGATGA
- the gcvH gene encoding glycine cleavage system protein GcvH, which yields MSSLDYPDDLRYTTDHEWIRDVGDGTVRVGITSYAQDALGDVVYVSLPTVGETVAPGDSCGEVESTKSVSDIYAPLAGEVTAVNDALDATPELVNTDSYGEGWMYEMKLADPSVLETLLDSEAYQGQLD from the coding sequence ATGAGCAGCCTGGACTACCCCGACGACCTGCGCTACACGACCGACCACGAGTGGATCCGTGACGTCGGCGACGGGACCGTGCGGGTCGGCATCACGTCCTACGCGCAGGACGCGCTCGGGGACGTCGTCTACGTCTCGCTACCCACGGTGGGCGAGACCGTCGCCCCGGGCGACTCCTGCGGCGAGGTGGAGTCGACCAAGTCGGTGAGCGACATCTACGCACCGCTGGCCGGGGAGGTCACCGCGGTCAATGACGCCCTCGACGCCACGCCGGAGCTGGTCAACACGGACAGCTACGGAGAGGGCTGGATGTATGAGATGAAGCTCGCCGACCCCTCGGTCCTGGAGACCCTGCTGGACTCCGAGGCCTACCAGGGCCAGCTCGACTGA
- a CDS encoding MerR family transcriptional regulator, giving the protein MSIGAVLGELHGDFPDLTQSKIRYLEQEGLISPERRASGYRLFSEADIARLRFILTAQRDRFWPHKVIKDALDRLDRGLDVPGLTGPTPQADASSPAPPPAPEPAAHAPVSDLSAGALRRRRAVRLSPLELRERTGLDSAAYTQLTSFGLLRTDAGGKHHADDVDVAEAAVALARFGLEARHLRLFRVAADREIGLTQQLLEPLRRRRARGASGPDPAEREAELLSHTLALHVALVRSGLNQSR; this is encoded by the coding sequence GTGTCCATCGGTGCGGTGCTCGGCGAGCTGCACGGCGACTTCCCCGACCTGACCCAGTCCAAGATCCGCTACCTCGAGCAGGAAGGGCTGATCAGCCCCGAGCGGCGCGCCTCCGGCTACCGGCTGTTCAGCGAGGCCGACATCGCCAGGCTGCGCTTCATCCTCACCGCCCAGCGGGACCGGTTCTGGCCGCACAAGGTCATCAAGGACGCCCTGGACCGGCTCGACCGCGGCCTGGACGTCCCCGGTCTGACCGGGCCCACCCCCCAGGCCGACGCCTCCTCGCCCGCGCCGCCCCCGGCGCCCGAGCCCGCGGCGCACGCGCCGGTCTCGGACCTCAGCGCGGGCGCACTGCGCCGTCGCCGCGCGGTGCGGCTCTCCCCCCTGGAGCTGCGGGAGCGCACCGGGCTGGACAGCGCGGCCTACACCCAGCTCACGTCCTTCGGCCTGCTGCGCACCGACGCCGGGGGCAAGCACCACGCCGACGACGTCGACGTGGCGGAGGCCGCCGTGGCGCTGGCCCGCTTCGGGCTGGAGGCCCGGCACCTGCGCCTCTTCCGGGTCGCGGCCGACCGGGAGATCGGGCTGACGCAGCAGCTCCTGGAGCCGCTGCGACGCCGGCGCGCCCGAGGTGCGTCAGGTCCGGACCCGGCCGAGCGCGAGGCCGAGCTGCTGTCCCACACGCTCGCGCTGCACGTCGCGCTGGTCCGGTCCGGGCTCAACCAGTCACGCTGA
- a CDS encoding bifunctional nuclease family protein, with product MKELDVLGVRVEMPTNSPIVLLRERDGRRYVPIWIAAPEATAIAYAQQAVEPPRPLTHDLMVSVIEALGRRLDQVRITALQDGIFYAELHFDGGTVLSARPSDAIALALRSATPILTTEDLLDEVGVTMAVEEEDEDEVERFREFLDEVSAEDFEESPDRGDEEGHR from the coding sequence GTGAAAGAGCTCGACGTGCTCGGAGTCCGGGTCGAGATGCCGACCAACAGCCCCATCGTGCTGCTGCGTGAGCGTGACGGACGGCGCTACGTCCCCATCTGGATCGCCGCGCCGGAGGCGACGGCGATCGCCTACGCCCAGCAGGCCGTCGAGCCGCCGCGACCGCTCACCCACGACCTCATGGTGTCGGTGATCGAGGCGTTGGGGCGGCGGCTGGACCAGGTGCGGATCACCGCGCTCCAGGACGGCATCTTCTACGCCGAGCTGCACTTCGACGGGGGCACCGTGCTGTCCGCCCGACCCTCCGACGCGATCGCGCTGGCCCTGCGCTCGGCGACCCCGATCCTCACCACCGAGGACCTCCTCGACGAGGTCGGGGTCACCATGGCCGTCGAGGAGGAGGACGAGGACGAGGTGGAGCGCTTCCGCGAGTTCCTCGACGAGGTGTCGGCCGAGGACTTCGAGGAGTCCCCGGACCGCGGCGACGAGGAGGGGCACCGATGA
- a CDS encoding small basic family protein codes for MIPVLGLLVGVVLGLVISPEVPIWLQPYLPIAVIAALDAVFGAARASLEGIFNDRVFVISFLSNVVVAALIVFLGNQLGVGAQLSTGVVVVLGLRIFSNVAAIRRHLLGA; via the coding sequence ATGATCCCTGTCCTCGGTCTGCTGGTCGGCGTCGTCCTGGGGCTGGTGATCAGCCCGGAGGTCCCGATCTGGCTGCAGCCCTACCTGCCGATCGCGGTCATCGCCGCGCTCGACGCCGTCTTCGGGGCGGCTCGGGCCTCGCTGGAGGGCATCTTCAACGACCGCGTCTTCGTCATCTCCTTCCTGTCGAACGTGGTCGTCGCCGCGCTCATCGTCTTCCTGGGCAACCAGCTCGGGGTCGGCGCCCAGCTCTCCACCGGTGTCGTCGTCGTGCTGGGGCTCCGGATCTTCTCCAACGTCGCGGCCATCCGACGGCACCTCCTGGGGGCCTGA